One stretch of Dokdonia sp. Hel_I_53 DNA includes these proteins:
- a CDS encoding type IX secretion system membrane protein PorP/SprF, translating into MKQLQLFLVAILTTMIVMDSQAQQDPQYTQYMYNTVAINPAYAGNRGVTSIVGLHRSQWVGLDGAPRTQSLSVHSPVGDGKVGLGLSIVNDALGPGQETYFGADFSYTVNTSNRGRLSFGLKAGGHILDVDLTKLNIEDQSDTRFSQNIDNKFSPVIGAGIYYHADKFYAGISVPNLVETEHFDRSTTDNSASSFVEQERIHYYGIIGYAFDLTDQLKFKPSALFKAVVGTPLQVDATANFLLLEKLHMGIAYRWDAAWSGLVGFQVSDSMLIGLTYDRESTDLGNTVYNDGSFEIFLRFELFNEYDRMLTPRFF; encoded by the coding sequence ATGAAACAACTACAACTATTTCTAGTCGCTATTCTAACCACGATGATAGTGATGGATTCTCAAGCTCAACAGGACCCTCAATATACTCAGTATATGTATAATACTGTGGCAATTAACCCAGCATATGCGGGTAATCGTGGGGTGACGAGTATCGTAGGATTGCATAGAAGCCAGTGGGTAGGCCTCGATGGAGCACCGCGTACACAGAGTTTAAGTGTTCACTCACCCGTAGGAGATGGAAAAGTAGGCTTAGGTCTTTCCATTGTAAATGATGCCTTAGGTCCTGGCCAAGAAACCTATTTTGGAGCAGATTTTAGTTACACGGTAAATACCTCAAATAGGGGTAGACTAAGTTTTGGGTTAAAAGCCGGGGGGCACATATTGGACGTTGACTTAACTAAACTCAATATAGAAGACCAGTCTGATACTCGCTTTTCTCAAAATATTGACAATAAATTTTCACCAGTGATAGGTGCAGGAATTTACTATCATGCAGATAAATTTTATGCAGGTATAAGTGTTCCTAACTTAGTAGAGACAGAACATTTTGACAGAAGTACTACTGATAATAGTGCTTCTAGTTTTGTAGAACAAGAGCGCATACATTATTATGGTATTATAGGTTATGCGTTTGATCTTACAGATCAATTAAAATTTAAACCAAGTGCACTTTTTAAGGCTGTTGTAGGTACTCCATTACAAGTAGATGCAACAGCAAATTTCCTTTTATTGGAGAAATTGCATATGGGAATTGCATATCGATGGGATGCAGCATGGAGTGGTCTTGTAGGTTTTCAAGTATCAGATAGTATGCTCATAGGTCTTACCTATGATCGTGAGAGTACAGATTTAGGAAACACAGTTTATAACGATGGAAGTTTTGAAATCTTTTTAAGGTTTGAATTATTTAATGAATATGATCGAATGCTTACACCTAGATTCTTTTAA